In a single window of the Natronosalvus caseinilyticus genome:
- a CDS encoding glycosyltransferase family 4 protein, whose protein sequence is MKVSHYFEFEAHVTGGIRESVAHQRKMLDRLDVAYTTEPRLDVDVFHCNLMGPRSVWYARRARSRGVPVVANTHVTAEDFGDSFRFTNALAKPLRPYLERAYGLADALVCPSAYNQQLIESYADVPTTVISNGVDVEKLKGFESLEETYRERYDLEPPVVFLVGHVIKRKGLETFVETARRLPDVDFVWFGPVDRSLKGRETLRLVDEAPSNCTFTGYVEDIRGAFAAGDVFFFPTHEENEGIALLEAMAAGKPVVVRDIETFAWLEDDEDCLKVDADGTEGFETAIERLRDPDVRQRLGDNAAKRSEAFSLSAVAGRYETLYAEVT, encoded by the coding sequence GTGAAGGTCTCCCACTACTTCGAGTTCGAAGCGCACGTCACAGGCGGCATTCGGGAGTCGGTCGCCCACCAGCGCAAGATGCTGGATCGACTCGACGTCGCGTACACGACCGAGCCCCGACTCGACGTCGACGTGTTTCACTGCAACCTCATGGGGCCGCGGTCGGTCTGGTACGCCCGGCGCGCTCGCTCGAGGGGAGTTCCGGTCGTCGCCAACACCCACGTTACCGCCGAAGACTTCGGCGACAGTTTCCGGTTCACCAACGCGCTGGCGAAGCCACTGCGGCCGTACCTCGAGCGGGCCTACGGCCTGGCCGACGCGCTCGTCTGTCCTTCGGCGTATAACCAGCAACTGATCGAGTCGTACGCCGACGTGCCGACGACCGTCATCTCCAACGGCGTCGACGTCGAGAAACTCAAGGGGTTCGAGTCGCTCGAGGAGACCTACCGGGAGCGCTACGACCTCGAACCCCCGGTCGTCTTCCTCGTCGGTCACGTCATCAAGCGCAAGGGGCTCGAGACGTTCGTCGAGACGGCGCGGCGGCTGCCGGACGTCGACTTCGTCTGGTTCGGCCCCGTGGATCGATCATTGAAAGGCCGGGAGACGCTCCGCCTCGTCGACGAGGCCCCGTCGAACTGCACGTTCACCGGCTACGTCGAGGACATCCGCGGCGCGTTCGCGGCGGGTGACGTCTTCTTCTTCCCGACCCACGAGGAGAACGAGGGGATCGCCCTGCTCGAAGCGATGGCGGCCGGCAAACCCGTCGTCGTCCGCGACATCGAGACGTTTGCATGGCTCGAGGACGACGAAGACTGCCTGAAAGTCGACGCGGACGGCACCGAAGGATTCGAGACGGCGATCGAACGGCTTCGCGATCCCGACGTCCGCCAGCGGCTGGGCGACAACGCCGCGAAGCGAAGCGAGGCGTTCTCGCTCTCGGCGGTCGCGGGTCGCTACGAGACCCTGTACGCGGAGGTGACCTGA
- a CDS encoding glycosyltransferase, whose amino-acid sequence MKIGFFTDSYFPGIDGVTYTIDLWRAELEAKGHEVYVVYPDGEYEPDENEIPVRSLPNPFYRGYRIPLFKRTSKLPDLDVVHCHGPAPVGILGRYYAKKHDVPSIYTHHTPLEEYFHQSVKSKTVARGLSKLYVPWENALLGSFDVVTASTSRINRAVEYIELPVGIDMEFFQPTDEDWYPDPDQTVVGYSGRLSMEKNVDEILRVAAELPDYEFVIVGEGPYREPLEAQAPENVTLRDFLPREDVPTFYSSIDVFVTASTGDTLGLSTLEANACGTPVAAADVPPFDETIQPENGDRFALGDLEAMAEGIESCLETDRDTRAAVERYAIDRTLVHLEQLYHNVPLTTPAASALEDLQWGPSHED is encoded by the coding sequence ATGAAGATCGGCTTCTTCACCGACAGCTACTTCCCCGGGATCGACGGCGTCACGTACACGATCGACCTCTGGCGGGCGGAACTCGAGGCGAAGGGACACGAGGTGTACGTCGTGTATCCGGACGGCGAGTACGAACCGGACGAGAACGAGATTCCGGTCCGGTCCCTGCCGAACCCGTTCTACCGCGGGTATCGGATTCCCCTGTTCAAGCGAACCTCGAAACTACCCGATCTCGACGTCGTTCACTGCCACGGTCCCGCTCCGGTGGGCATCCTCGGGCGCTACTACGCCAAGAAGCACGACGTGCCATCGATCTACACCCACCACACGCCACTCGAGGAGTACTTCCACCAGAGCGTGAAGTCGAAGACGGTCGCTCGCGGCCTGAGCAAGCTGTACGTCCCCTGGGAGAACGCCCTGCTCGGGAGTTTCGACGTCGTCACCGCCTCGACGAGTCGGATCAACCGCGCCGTCGAGTACATCGAACTCCCTGTCGGCATCGACATGGAGTTCTTCCAGCCGACCGACGAGGACTGGTATCCCGATCCGGATCAGACCGTCGTCGGCTACAGCGGCCGGCTGAGCATGGAGAAGAACGTCGACGAGATCCTGCGCGTCGCCGCCGAACTGCCCGACTACGAGTTCGTCATCGTCGGCGAGGGGCCGTACCGCGAACCGCTCGAGGCCCAGGCGCCCGAGAACGTCACCCTGCGGGACTTCCTCCCGCGCGAGGACGTCCCCACCTTCTACTCCTCGATCGACGTCTTCGTGACGGCCTCGACGGGCGACACCCTGGGCCTGTCGACGCTCGAGGCGAACGCCTGCGGAACGCCAGTCGCGGCCGCCGACGTCCCGCCGTTCGACGAGACGATCCAGCCCGAGAACGGCGACCGGTTCGCCCTGGGTGACCTCGAGGCGATGGCCGAGGGGATCGAGTCCTGTCTCGAGACCGACCGCGACACCCGGGCGGCCGTCGAGCGCTACGCCATCGACCGGACGCTGGTCCACCTCGAGCAACTGTACCACAACGTGCCGCTGACGACGCCGGCGGCGTCCGCGCTCGAGGATTTGCAGTGGGGGCCGTCTCACGAGGACTGA
- a CDS encoding Single-stranded DNA binding protein — MDIDTHAEDLASDLGVDKEEVKADLQNLLEYSVPLDEATQSLRRKYGDGSSGGSSGTPSARDIGEITPDDGSVTVTGVVLSAGERSIRYQGSDHVIVEGELADETGVIDFTAWEDFGLSPGDTITAGNAGVREWDGEPELNLGESTSLSFLEESLKIPYEVGGDADLADLRTGDRAKKIEVAVLECEERTIDGRDGETEILSGVFGDESGRLPFTNWDPVPEIEEGASVRIENAYVREFRGVPEVNVSEFSTVTALEADVDVGADAPRLPIGEAVATGGVYDVELVGNLLAVRDGSGLIQRCPECNRVIQKGQCRTHGDVDGVDDLRVKAILDDGTGAVTVILDDELTEDVYGGDLEDAKDEAREAMDQEAVADTIRENVVGTEYRVRGHLSVDEYGANLDASTFEESDDDPVERANALLDGRDRAQEVDA; from the coding sequence ATGGATATCGATACCCATGCCGAGGATCTCGCCTCCGATCTCGGCGTCGACAAAGAGGAGGTCAAAGCAGACCTGCAGAACTTACTCGAGTACAGCGTTCCACTCGACGAGGCCACACAGAGCCTCCGTCGCAAGTACGGCGACGGCTCGAGTGGCGGCTCGAGCGGCACGCCTTCGGCCAGAGACATCGGGGAAATCACGCCCGACGACGGCTCGGTGACGGTCACCGGCGTCGTCCTGAGCGCGGGCGAGCGGTCGATCCGCTATCAGGGCTCGGACCACGTCATCGTCGAGGGCGAACTCGCCGACGAAACCGGCGTGATCGACTTCACAGCCTGGGAGGACTTCGGCCTCTCGCCGGGCGATACGATCACCGCGGGCAACGCCGGCGTCCGCGAGTGGGACGGCGAACCCGAGCTCAACCTCGGGGAGAGCACCTCGCTGTCGTTCCTCGAGGAGTCCCTGAAAATCCCCTACGAGGTCGGCGGCGACGCCGATCTGGCCGACCTCCGGACGGGCGACCGCGCGAAGAAGATCGAGGTCGCCGTCCTCGAGTGCGAGGAACGGACGATCGACGGTCGAGACGGCGAGACCGAGATCCTCAGCGGGGTCTTCGGTGACGAGAGCGGCCGACTGCCGTTCACGAACTGGGATCCCGTCCCGGAAATCGAGGAAGGCGCCTCGGTTCGAATCGAGAACGCCTACGTGCGCGAGTTCCGCGGCGTGCCCGAAGTGAACGTCTCGGAGTTCTCGACGGTGACAGCGCTCGAGGCGGACGTCGACGTCGGCGCCGACGCACCCAGACTCCCCATCGGGGAGGCCGTCGCGACGGGTGGCGTCTACGACGTCGAACTCGTCGGGAACCTGCTGGCCGTCCGCGACGGTTCCGGGCTGATCCAGCGCTGTCCCGAGTGCAACCGCGTGATCCAGAAGGGGCAGTGTCGCACCCACGGCGACGTCGACGGCGTCGACGACCTCCGGGTGAAGGCGATACTGGACGACGGCACCGGGGCCGTGACGGTGATCCTGGACGACGAACTCACCGAGGACGTCTACGGCGGCGACCTCGAGGACGCGAAGGACGAAGCCCGCGAGGCGATGGACCAGGAGGCCGTCGCGGACACCATCCGGGAGAACGTCGTCGGCACGGAGTACCGCGTTCGCGGACACCTCTCGGTCGACGAGTACGGCGCGAACCTCGACGCCAGCACGTTCGAAGAGAGCGACGACGACCCCGTCGAGCGAGCGAACGCGCTACTGGATGGGCGGGACCGAGCCCAGGAGGTGGACGCATGA
- a CDS encoding NAD-dependent epimerase/dehydratase family protein, with protein MDGKRVLVTGGTGFIGSNLANALAADNDVVALDNGFLGTVDNLEDAVTYVEADVLDDDLPTDVDVVFHLAALSSRQLLEDHPREGTRVNVEGFVNVVEQAMADGCETVVYASTSSIYGDRTEPTPENVPIDASTGYDASMLARERYAEYYNDFYDDLALAGMRFFSVYQGYGGAESHKGTFANTVSQFAEKIADGTPPVLWGDGSQTRDFTHVEDVVRGLELAAENRLEGVYNLGTGESYSFNEVVDLLNDALGTDVEPVYEPIPLTNYVHDTCADSSTFRDATGWRPEIDFEDGVERVCRPYLEADETGER; from the coding sequence ATGGACGGAAAGCGAGTCCTCGTCACCGGCGGCACGGGGTTCATCGGCTCGAACCTCGCGAACGCGCTCGCCGCGGACAACGACGTCGTCGCCCTCGACAACGGCTTCCTCGGCACGGTCGACAACCTCGAGGACGCGGTCACGTACGTCGAGGCGGACGTCCTCGACGACGACCTCCCGACCGACGTCGACGTCGTCTTCCACCTGGCGGCGCTCTCGAGTCGACAATTGCTCGAGGATCATCCGCGGGAGGGGACGCGAGTGAACGTCGAGGGGTTCGTCAACGTCGTCGAGCAGGCGATGGCCGACGGCTGTGAGACGGTCGTGTACGCGTCGACATCCTCGATCTACGGCGACCGGACCGAACCGACTCCCGAGAACGTTCCCATCGACGCCTCGACCGGCTACGACGCCTCGATGCTCGCCAGGGAGCGCTACGCGGAGTACTACAACGACTTCTACGACGACCTCGCGCTGGCTGGCATGCGATTCTTCTCGGTCTACCAGGGATACGGCGGGGCGGAGAGCCACAAAGGGACGTTCGCGAACACCGTCTCGCAGTTCGCCGAGAAGATCGCCGACGGCACCCCGCCGGTCCTGTGGGGCGACGGCAGCCAGACCCGGGACTTCACGCACGTCGAGGACGTCGTCCGTGGCCTCGAACTCGCCGCCGAGAACCGACTCGAGGGCGTCTACAACCTCGGGACCGGGGAGTCGTACTCGTTCAACGAGGTGGTCGACCTGCTCAACGACGCCCTCGGAACCGACGTCGAACCGGTCTACGAACCCATCCCGCTGACGAACTACGTTCACGACACCTGCGCCGACAGTTCGACGTTCAGGGATGCGACTGGATGGCGCCCCGAAATCGACTTCGAGGACGGCGTCGAGCGGGTCTGTCGGCCGTACCTCGAGGCTGACGAAACCGGCGAGCGATAA
- a CDS encoding 2,5-diamino-6-(ribosylamino)-4(3H)-pyrimidinone 5'-phosphate reductase, with translation MHVVVNAAMSADGKLSSRRREQVRISGEADFDRMDALRAASDAVVVGVGTVLADDPHLTVKDDERRQRRLEAGESPSPARVVVDSSGRTPPDAAVLDDAAETYVCVTEDVPAENVDGLAERATVVSAGTGRVDLPEAFAALESAGLESIMVEGGGELIFSLVAADLVDELRVFVGPRLIGGRDAPTLADGEGFVADFPELELEDVERLDGGVVLSWRLS, from the coding sequence ATGCACGTCGTCGTCAACGCCGCGATGAGCGCCGACGGAAAACTCTCCTCGAGGCGACGGGAGCAGGTCCGCATCAGCGGCGAGGCGGACTTCGACCGGATGGACGCGCTCCGGGCGGCGAGCGACGCCGTCGTCGTCGGTGTCGGGACGGTGCTGGCCGACGACCCGCACCTGACCGTCAAGGACGACGAACGGCGGCAGCGACGGCTCGAGGCTGGCGAATCACCGTCGCCCGCCCGCGTAGTCGTCGATTCGAGTGGTCGAACGCCGCCCGACGCGGCCGTGCTCGACGACGCCGCCGAGACCTACGTCTGCGTAACCGAGGACGTACCCGCAGAGAACGTCGATGGCCTCGCCGAGCGCGCGACGGTCGTATCCGCGGGAACGGGCCGCGTCGACCTCCCCGAGGCGTTCGCCGCCCTCGAGTCGGCCGGGCTCGAGTCGATCATGGTCGAGGGTGGGGGCGAACTCATATTTTCGCTAGTCGCGGCCGACCTGGTCGACGAGTTGCGGGTGTTCGTCGGTCCGCGGCTCATCGGCGGTCGAGACGCCCCGACGCTGGCCGACGGCGAGGGCTTCGTCGCGGACTTTCCGGAACTCGAACTCGAGGACGTCGAGCGACTCGACGGCGGCGTCGTCCTGTCCTGGCGGCTCTCCTGA
- a CDS encoding O-methyltransferase, with the protein MVDVLADEIARFVRATGPEPDETLAEMDEYAAAEGFPHVGPEVGGFLRLLARLADAERIFEFGSGYGYSAYWFAEALPDDGEIVLTEVDADELELAKSYLDRGGYDALASYELGDALETIEDYEGPFDVALIDHQKHRYAEAFEAIKPKLSVGGVIVADNAMRAGIIQFEKLLEIVEGGDPDDVNEHTRGVATYLETVRDDPDFETVVLPLGEGIAVSYRVR; encoded by the coding sequence ATGGTCGACGTTCTTGCAGACGAAATCGCCCGGTTCGTCCGGGCGACCGGCCCGGAACCGGACGAGACGCTCGCCGAGATGGACGAGTACGCGGCCGCCGAGGGGTTCCCCCACGTCGGGCCCGAAGTCGGCGGCTTTCTCCGCCTGCTCGCTCGACTCGCCGACGCCGAGCGCATCTTCGAGTTCGGCTCCGGCTACGGCTACTCCGCGTACTGGTTTGCCGAGGCACTCCCCGACGACGGCGAAATCGTCCTCACCGAGGTCGACGCGGACGAACTCGAGCTGGCGAAGTCCTACCTCGATCGCGGCGGCTACGACGCCCTCGCCAGCTACGAACTCGGCGACGCGCTCGAGACGATCGAGGACTACGAGGGGCCGTTCGACGTCGCGCTGATCGACCACCAGAAACACCGCTACGCCGAGGCGTTCGAGGCCATCAAGCCGAAGCTCTCCGTCGGTGGCGTGATCGTCGCGGACAACGCGATGCGAGCGGGGATCATCCAGTTCGAGAAACTCCTCGAGATCGTCGAGGGCGGCGATCCCGACGACGTCAACGAACACACGCGAGGCGTTGCGACGTACCTCGAGACGGTTCGTGACGATCCGGACTTCGAAACGGTGGTGCTTCCGCTGGGGGAAGGAATCGCGGTGAGCTATCGAGTTCGATAG
- a CDS encoding lysylphosphatidylglycerol synthase transmembrane domain-containing protein: MAPGSRRALLLGAFGALAVFVVLLVVVGAEYVVDALLAADPAFVAATIVLGLAWLASWSLMLRTVLETLGVGVTVGKAFLVYAGAVFANNVTPFGQAGGEPFSALLISRSTGAKYETGLAGIATVDVSNVAPSVLLALVGVGYYATTATVGERLENALTGAIALVAVLGLALALGWAVRERIEARVPATIAKVAGRFGGGRLNPVALEREIAGRVAHFFANLRQVGTSRRQLAFIVSLSFLGWLFQAAALLAAFAAVGYSVHVSVVLFAIPLANLAGAAPLPGGLGGIEAAFVLLLVPTTAVPLPEITAAVLIFRGAVYWLPVLIGGSSTAAMGIWTVA, encoded by the coding sequence ATGGCACCTGGGAGTCGGCGGGCCCTGCTCCTCGGCGCGTTCGGCGCGCTCGCCGTGTTCGTCGTCCTGCTCGTCGTCGTCGGCGCCGAGTACGTCGTCGACGCGCTACTGGCGGCCGACCCAGCGTTCGTTGCGGCGACGATCGTCCTCGGGCTAGCCTGGCTCGCCTCCTGGAGCCTCATGCTCCGAACCGTGCTCGAGACCCTCGGCGTCGGCGTCACCGTCGGGAAGGCGTTCCTGGTCTACGCGGGAGCCGTCTTCGCGAACAACGTGACGCCGTTCGGACAGGCCGGCGGGGAACCCTTCTCCGCATTGCTCATCTCGCGGAGCACGGGTGCGAAGTACGAGACGGGCCTCGCCGGCATCGCCACCGTCGACGTCTCAAACGTCGCCCCGTCCGTCCTCCTGGCGCTCGTGGGCGTCGGCTACTACGCGACGACCGCCACCGTCGGCGAACGCCTCGAAAACGCACTGACGGGTGCGATCGCGCTCGTCGCCGTTCTCGGGCTGGCACTCGCGCTCGGGTGGGCCGTTCGAGAGCGTATCGAGGCGCGCGTGCCGGCGACCATCGCGAAGGTAGCCGGCCGATTCGGCGGCGGGCGTCTCAACCCGGTGGCACTCGAGCGCGAGATCGCGGGGCGGGTGGCGCACTTCTTCGCTAACCTCCGCCAGGTGGGGACGAGTCGCCGACAGCTCGCGTTCATCGTCAGCCTCTCGTTTCTCGGTTGGCTCTTCCAGGCGGCGGCCCTCCTCGCCGCGTTCGCTGCCGTCGGGTACAGCGTCCACGTCTCCGTCGTGCTCTTCGCGATTCCGCTGGCGAATCTGGCTGGCGCCGCGCCGCTCCCGGGTGGCCTCGGGGGCATCGAAGCGGCGTTCGTCCTCCTGCTCGTCCCGACGACCGCTGTCCCCCTTCCCGAGATCACCGCCGCCGTCCTCATCTTCCGTGGGGCCGTCTACTGGCTCCCGGTGCTCATCGGCGGGAGTTCGACGGCCGCGATGGGGATCTGGACGGTCGCCTGA
- a CDS encoding phosphatase PAP2 family protein encodes MALLTVVFVTGLIVATGLVTTCAFSTSLEQFRHAVADFDRRLGDIAPYLAVAGLFFVAKQATNGLSLRISRALGWDITDSLYELEGLFVADLQAAVPEPLIGFFSAMYMFGFPYLLVVPLVLYFVHASSRHLKGLLVAYVLNYAVGAVLYTLFIAYGPRNRVPRHVSGLMYDVYPETQTLTAAVSSNTDVFPSLHTSLAVVVALFAWRTRKTYPLWTYVSTITAAAVALSTMVLGIHWLTDVVAGLVLGTWSVVVATRVVETFEGESDAPSPLEDGEESVASELGD; translated from the coding sequence ATGGCCCTCCTCACCGTCGTCTTCGTCACTGGATTGATCGTCGCAACCGGTCTCGTCACGACCTGTGCGTTCAGCACGAGTCTCGAGCAGTTCCGTCACGCCGTCGCCGACTTCGACCGACGACTCGGCGACATCGCGCCGTACCTCGCCGTGGCAGGGCTCTTTTTCGTCGCGAAGCAGGCGACGAACGGTCTCAGTCTCCGCATCTCCCGTGCACTCGGCTGGGATATCACCGACTCGCTGTACGAACTCGAGGGACTGTTCGTCGCCGACCTGCAGGCAGCGGTTCCCGAGCCGCTCATTGGGTTCTTCTCGGCGATGTACATGTTCGGATTCCCGTACCTGCTCGTCGTTCCGCTCGTACTGTACTTCGTCCACGCCTCGAGCCGTCACCTCAAGGGATTGCTCGTCGCCTACGTCCTCAACTACGCGGTTGGGGCGGTCCTGTACACGCTCTTTATCGCCTACGGGCCTCGAAATCGAGTGCCACGGCACGTCTCCGGGTTGATGTACGACGTCTACCCCGAGACGCAGACGTTGACGGCCGCGGTGTCCTCCAACACCGACGTCTTTCCGTCGCTCCACACCTCGCTCGCAGTCGTCGTCGCGTTGTTCGCCTGGCGGACTCGAAAGACGTACCCGCTGTGGACGTACGTGTCCACGATCACGGCCGCCGCAGTCGCCCTGTCGACGATGGTACTCGGCATCCACTGGCTCACGGACGTCGTCGCCGGCCTCGTGCTCGGCACCTGGAGCGTCGTCGTGGCGACGCGCGTCGTCGAGACGTTCGAAGGCGAATCCGACGCGCCGTCGCCGCTCGAGGACGGCGAGGAGAGCGTCGCTTCCGAACTCGGTGATTGA
- a CDS encoding PAS domain-containing sensor histidine kinase, translating to MVGYDREELLGSHGSLVVDEETVETAYDYQEQMVMDEEPEETLTFEADVHTADGETIRAEASFAIIRDDSEYERVGVVRDVTERNEREQQLAEQNDRLDRFAGMLAHELRNPVSIGQIYSRELPTETKPEVTEYITEAFDRIEDIIDAMLVITRGSDALSEPTPVSVLETAQETWSEVDAPEARMEVTVDQMIEADSTYLRHLFRNLFENAVKHGGADVTITVGDLPTGFFVADDGVGIPPADRDEIFDEGYTTASTGAGMGLGLTFVKELADVYGWTCSVTKSETGGARFEFENVSMTQTATD from the coding sequence ATGGTCGGCTACGACCGCGAGGAACTGCTCGGCAGCCACGGCTCGCTCGTCGTGGACGAAGAAACAGTCGAGACGGCGTACGACTATCAAGAACAGATGGTTATGGATGAGGAGCCAGAGGAGACGCTCACGTTCGAGGCTGACGTTCACACCGCAGACGGGGAGACCATTCGGGCGGAAGCTTCGTTTGCAATTATTCGGGACGATAGCGAGTACGAGCGAGTCGGCGTTGTCCGCGACGTAACCGAGCGGAACGAACGCGAACAGCAACTCGCCGAACAGAACGATCGACTGGACAGGTTCGCGGGAATGTTGGCCCACGAACTCCGGAACCCCGTGAGTATCGGCCAGATATACAGCCGAGAACTCCCGACAGAAACGAAACCAGAAGTGACGGAGTACATCACCGAAGCGTTCGACCGCATCGAAGACATCATCGACGCCATGTTGGTTATCACGCGGGGGAGCGACGCGCTGTCCGAACCAACGCCAGTCTCAGTTCTGGAAACGGCACAGGAGACGTGGAGCGAGGTGGACGCCCCCGAGGCGAGAATGGAGGTAACGGTAGACCAGATGATCGAAGCTGATAGCACGTATCTCCGCCATCTCTTTCGGAATCTGTTCGAGAACGCGGTCAAACACGGCGGGGCGGACGTCACAATCACGGTCGGTGACCTTCCCACCGGATTTTTCGTCGCCGACGATGGGGTCGGAATCCCTCCAGCCGACCGCGATGAGATTTTCGACGAGGGATATACGACGGCAAGCACGGGAGCTGGGATGGGATTGGGATTGACGTTCGTCAAAGAGTTGGCAGACGTGTACGGTTGGACGTGTTCGGTGACGAAAAGTGAGACTGGTGGGGCTCGGTTCGAATTCGAGAACGTGTCGATGACGCAAACTGCCACTGACTAG